CGAATTGCGATCGTTACCCTTGCCAAGATCGAAGGATCATCGCCGCGACCGCTAGGTGCGCAGATGGCCGTGTCGGAAACCGGGAAGTGGGTAGGCTATCTCTCCGGAGGATGTATTGAGCGAGCCGTTGTGGCTGAGGCGATTGAAGCTATCAAGGAACGTAAAAACCGGACGGTGCGCTACGGGCGCGGATCGAAATATCTCGACATTCAATTGCCTTGCGGAAGCGCCATTGAACTTGTGTTCGAGGTTGACAGGAGGCTAGCCGAACTTTCGGATATCGATGCGCTGCTGCGCAGCCGCCGACCTGCATCGATGAAGATCGGAGTGTCCCGCCACGAAAGTGGTCACGATAATTTTGAGCAGTGCTACTATCTTCCGCGCCGGCAATTGCTGATTGCCGGAGTTGGTCCCTCATCCGTGCAACTTGCACGTCTGGCGCGGATGAGTGGATTCGATACCCACCTTTATTCGCCCGATAAACCGACGCTACAGGCCGCGGAATCTCATGATGTGGAGGTCACTGGTGTCATCAGTCCGAGCGTGATTCCTCCTTTGTGTGCGGATTCGCGAACGGCTTTTGTTTCAATGTTTCACGACCACAATTGGGAACTGAGCTTCCTGCCGGAAATACTCAAGACCGATGCATTTTACGTGGGAGCGCTCGGCAGCCGTACGACGCATCGCCAGCGGCTTGTGCAATTGAGTGAGCTCGGGATCAGTGAGATGCAGCTCAAGCGTATTCACGGTCCGGCCGGGCTGTACGCCGGTGGCAAAAGCGCCAGTGATGTCGCGCTTTCGATTCTTTCGGAGATTTCGCAGATCGAGCAGGACGAAAATCAGAAAGCGCTTCGCGCCTGCTTCACTGATGGCGCGCCTCTCATCCCTGTCTCTCACTGCATCGCGGCATCGGCAATGAGGATGGAAGGCTGATCAGGCATTTAAGTCTTAGGGTGAGCCCGCGCCGATTGAATTGGATCTGTGTTGAGCCTTCAATAAAAAGCCGCGATGCCTGTGAGGGCATCGCGGCAGTATGGTCTGGCCTAGTGGATAACCAGGGATGTGAACGGCCAGACGTAGGCCTGAAGCATGATCAGTCCGCCGACGAGGCAGGCGAGGACGATCGAGTGCCAGAACACGTAGCGCAGGATTTTTCCTTCGTTGCCGACATAGTTGGTTGCCGTCGCCGCAACCACGATCGACTGGGCGTCGATCATCTTGCCCATCACGCCACCGGATGAATTGGCCGCGCCCATCAGTATGGGTGAGAGGCCAAGCTGCTGCGCGGCTGTTTTTTGCAGGCCGCCAAACAGGACGTTCGAAGCCGTGTCTGATCCGGTGAGTGCGACGCCGAGCCAGCCAAGAAGCGTGCCGAAGAAGGGATAGAGCACACCGGTGCTTGCGAAGGCGAGACCGAGCGTCGCGTCGACGCCGGAGTATTTGGTCAGCGTTCCCAGAGCAAGCATGGCGGCAACGGTCAGGAGCGGCGCACGAAGGACCCAGAAAGTTTCGCCATACGCCCGAACGAGGCGGACGGGAGAATATTTCATCACCAGCCCCGCGACGATGGCCGCAACGAAGATGCCCGTGCCGGTCATGGTCAGGATATTGAAATTGAAGACCGCGCCTTCCAGCACCGGCGTCGGAACGACCGGCGGCATCTTCTGGACCAGCATGTGCAAACCATCGATTGCCCATTTCGGCGAGAAGATCGGATTGACGATGCTCTTGAAGGTCTGTGTGCCCCAGATGAAAACGAAGACACAGAGGATGATCCATGGCACCCACGACGATAGAACGGCCTTGCGGTCGGCTGTCGTGCGAAGGCTTTCGGGAGTGGCGGCGGCGCTCAACGATCCGGCGGGCACCGCGTCGGCGGGTATGTCGTCCGGCCTGTTGCGCAACTTCGCGCTGGTCCAGATCTGGCGAGGCTGCCAGATTTTGAGGAAGCCGATCAGGCAGAGCATCGACACGAGCGATCCGGCGACATCGACGAGCCATGGACCATGGTAGTTCGAGATCGCGAATTGCATCAACGCGAACGATCCTCCGCAGACCAGAATCGCAGGCCAGATCTGGATCATTCCGCGGAAGCCGGCGAACGCCCAGATCAGCCAGAACGGCACCAGCAGCGAAAAGAACGGAAGCTGGCGTCCAACCATCGCGCCAAGATGGAAAGCGTCGAGATCGTTGTTGCCCGTCAGTTGCATCACCGATGCGAGTGTGATGATCGGCGTGCCAAGTGCGCCGAAGGCGACCGGCGCGGTGTTGGCGATCAGGGCGAGGCCGGATGCGGCGAGCGGAGAAAATCCAAGTCCGATCAGGATCGCGCCCGTCACCGCGACAGGCGTGCCGAAGCCCGCCGCTCCTTCAAAGAACGCGCCGAAACAGAACGCGATCAGCAGAAGTTGAAGCCTCCGGTCCGGGACGATATCGGCAAGAGAGTTTTGCAGCGTCTGAAACGATCCGTTCTCGACGGTCAGTCGATACAGGAAAATGACGTTGATGATGATCCAGCCAATTGGAAACAGGCCGATCATGAAGCCGTACCACGATGCCTTGACGGCCATCATGGCGGGCATTGAAAATCCGAACACCGCGACGAGAAAAGCGGCGGCCAATGCGATCATCGCGGCGACATGCGTCTTGACGTGGCCGAGTGCGATCAACCCCAGCAGGATAACAACCGGAATAGCCGCTATCGCGGTCGAGAGAAGTGGATTCCCAAATGGATCGTAAATCTGGTGCCAGACATTCATTGATTTCCTCCATGGCGTGTTTTTTTCCGTGCCGCCCTATTTCAGGCGTGCGACGCTATTGACGATCGTCAATTTGCCGGGAGTATCGTTAGGCTACCGCGCGCGATTGTGTATTGCCGGATCGTCGTCAAATAATTGCGCGTGAGCTAATTTTGGTTCTTATCGAAAATGCCGCCGGGCATTGGCGGCGGCTCCGGTCGGCGATATCGGAGCGAGGGCATGCTAGCTGCCGTCGCGACGACGGCACAAAATTGAAGGCAGGAAGCTATGGAGTTGCGCCAGTACCGCTATTTTGTGGCTGCCGCCGAACGCCTGCATTTTTCGCAGGCTGCCGACGATGTAGGCATCAGTCCTCCATCGATGACCAAGCAGATACAGGAGATTGAGCGCGAACTTGGCGTGCGCCTGTTCCAGCGGACCAAGCGCAAGGTCTTTCTCACGGCGGCGGGAGATATTTTTCTTCAGGATGCGCGCCGGGTGCTGGGACAGGTGGAAAGGGCCGAGGACACGGCGCGCCGTACCGGGCGTGGCGAGGCCGGATGCATCGAGGTCGGATATGTCGCCTCGACGGCCTATCTTGGACTGCTGCAAAGGGAAGCGGCGCTGTATCGGAAGTCGTATCCCGGAGTCGACCTGCGGTTTCATGAAGTCGATATGGATCGCTTGCCGGACATGCTGGATGACGGCCGGATCGACATTGCTTTTCTCCGGCCGCCGATGACCTATCCCACGGGCGTGGCGTCAATGACGTTGCTCCGCGATCCGTTCGTGGTTGCCTTGCCGCACGGTCATCGCCTGGCCGCTCACAAGCGGATCAAGCCCGCACTGCTCGAGAAAGAGATTTTCGTTCTTCCCGAACAGGTTTCCGGCACGCTGGAGGTTGGCCGCCGGGGAGGATACGACCCCCATCTGGGGCCTCAGCCCGGCCGTCTGACGGCGGTCATCACGCATGTGTCGCTTGGCTCGGGTGTCGCCATCGTGCCGGGTTCGCTGCGTCATGCCGTGAACATTGGCCGGGTTGTCTATCGTGAACTGACCGCGCCCCCCATTTTGTCCGAGATCGCCGTGGCTTACAGACGAAATGAATGGTCGCCCGCGACCCGCGCGCTGATCGCGCAGATCCGCAAGTCGGCATTGCCGTAGCCGGTCGAAGCTCGGAATCCCTGATTAGCCTGAAGGCAACAATATCGCGATTCCATTTCAATTTATCTCAGTTCTCCTGCGGC
The nucleotide sequence above comes from [Pseudomonas] carboxydohydrogena. Encoded proteins:
- a CDS encoding XdhC family protein, which gives rise to MKNCDGSWDVFEDYVLDFAVDQMRAGTRIAIVTLAKIEGSSPRPLGAQMAVSETGKWVGYLSGGCIERAVVAEAIEAIKERKNRTVRYGRGSKYLDIQLPCGSAIELVFEVDRRLAELSDIDALLRSRRPASMKIGVSRHESGHDNFEQCYYLPRRQLLIAGVGPSSVQLARLARMSGFDTHLYSPDKPTLQAAESHDVEVTGVISPSVIPPLCADSRTAFVSMFHDHNWELSFLPEILKTDAFYVGALGSRTTHRQRLVQLSELGISEMQLKRIHGPAGLYAGGKSASDVALSILSEISQIEQDENQKALRACFTDGAPLIPVSHCIAASAMRMEG
- a CDS encoding L-lactate permease encodes the protein MNVWHQIYDPFGNPLLSTAIAAIPVVILLGLIALGHVKTHVAAMIALAAAFLVAVFGFSMPAMMAVKASWYGFMIGLFPIGWIIINVIFLYRLTVENGSFQTLQNSLADIVPDRRLQLLLIAFCFGAFFEGAAGFGTPVAVTGAILIGLGFSPLAASGLALIANTAPVAFGALGTPIITLASVMQLTGNNDLDAFHLGAMVGRQLPFFSLLVPFWLIWAFAGFRGMIQIWPAILVCGGSFALMQFAISNYHGPWLVDVAGSLVSMLCLIGFLKIWQPRQIWTSAKLRNRPDDIPADAVPAGSLSAAATPESLRTTADRKAVLSSWVPWIILCVFVFIWGTQTFKSIVNPIFSPKWAIDGLHMLVQKMPPVVPTPVLEGAVFNFNILTMTGTGIFVAAIVAGLVMKYSPVRLVRAYGETFWVLRAPLLTVAAMLALGTLTKYSGVDATLGLAFASTGVLYPFFGTLLGWLGVALTGSDTASNVLFGGLQKTAAQQLGLSPILMGAANSSGGVMGKMIDAQSIVVAATATNYVGNEGKILRYVFWHSIVLACLVGGLIMLQAYVWPFTSLVIH
- a CDS encoding LysR family transcriptional regulator; the encoded protein is MELRQYRYFVAAAERLHFSQAADDVGISPPSMTKQIQEIERELGVRLFQRTKRKVFLTAAGDIFLQDARRVLGQVERAEDTARRTGRGEAGCIEVGYVASTAYLGLLQREAALYRKSYPGVDLRFHEVDMDRLPDMLDDGRIDIAFLRPPMTYPTGVASMTLLRDPFVVALPHGHRLAAHKRIKPALLEKEIFVLPEQVSGTLEVGRRGGYDPHLGPQPGRLTAVITHVSLGSGVAIVPGSLRHAVNIGRVVYRELTAPPILSEIAVAYRRNEWSPATRALIAQIRKSALP